One Scophthalmus maximus strain ysfricsl-2021 chromosome 1, ASM2237912v1, whole genome shotgun sequence genomic region harbors:
- the c1ql2 gene encoding complement C1q-like protein 2 produces the protein MVLLALVVAVPILLLRTPETSAHYYEMMGTCRMVCDPYTPKPGGATAMEVIQNLNDVAPQPPMAQGSRGDPGRPGRPGPRGPPGEPGPPGPRGPPGQRGNSKLAFPVITGAAGAETADTDGVNSTTNSFKIAFYVGLKNPHEGYEVLKFDDVITNLGNHYDSSTGKFTCHVSGIYFFTYHVLMRGGDGTSMWADLCKNGQVRASAIAQDADQNYDYASNSAVLHLDSGDEVYVKLDGGKAHGGNNNKYSTFSGFILYPD, from the exons ATGGTCTTGCTGGCTCTGGTCGTCGCTGTCCCGATACTGCTGCTCCGCACCCCCGAGACCTCCGCTCATTACTACGAGATGATGGGCACCTGTCGGATGGTTTGCGACCCGTACACCCCCAAACCGGGAGGTGCCACCGCCATGGAGGTGATCCAGAACCTCAATGATGTCGCCCCGCAGCCGCCGATGGCGCAAGGCAGTCGCGGGGACCCGGGGAGACCGGGGAGACCGGGACCAAGGGGCCCGCCGGGAGAACCGGGACCTCCGGGGCCGAGGGGGCCGCCGGGACAGCGCGGCAACAGTAAACTCGCTTTCCCCGTGATAACCGGAGCTGCGGGGGCAGAGACCGCAGACACCGACGGTGTGAACTCCACGACCAACAGCTTCAAGATCGCGTTCTACGTCGGTCTGAAGAATCCGCATGAGGGATACGAGGTGTTAAAGTTTGACGACGTGATTACAAACTTGGGGAACCACTACGACTCGAGCACCGGGAAGTTCACCTGCCATGTGTCCGGGATCTATTTCTTCACCTACCACGTGCTGATGCGGGGGGGAGACGGAACCAGCATGTGGGCCGACTTGTGCAAAAACGGACAG GTTCGGGCCAGTGCCATAGCTCAGGACGCAGACCAGAACTACGACTACGCCAGCAACAGTGCCGTGCTGCACTTGGACTCTGGAGACGAGGTCTACGTCAAACTGGACGGCGGCAAAGCTCACgggggcaacaacaacaagtacaGCACCTTCTCCGGCTTCATCTTGTACCCCGACTAA
- the dbi gene encoding acyl-CoA-binding protein yields the protein MIETFEKAAHEATVLKQRPGKDEMSALYGFYKQATVGDVNIDRPGFLDFIGRGKWDAWNEKKGMSKEDAMAAYVDVVEKLKEKYGMETQ from the exons ATGATT GAAACCTTTGAGAAAGCAGCGCATGAGGCGACGGTGCTGAAGCAGCGACCCGGCAAAGACGAGATGTCTGCGCTGTACGGCTTCTACAAGCAGGCGACGGTGGGCGACGTCAACATCG ATCGTCCGGGGTTTCTGGACTTCATCGGAAGAGGAAAATGGGACGCATGGAACGAgaagaaag GCATGTCCAAAGAGGACGCCATGGCCGCCTACGTTGATGTGGTGGAGAAGCTAAAGGAAAAATATGGAATGGAGACTCAATGA
- the steap3 gene encoding metalloreductase STEAP3: MPDDMARPLVRGGGGSRHLEASLSEPGAPVVGILGTGDFSRSLARRLVASGYQVVVGSRNPKRLSALFPEEAEVMSQLEAAGHADLVFVAVFPEHHSTLSQLKPALAGKTLVDVSNGLQINRDGPSNAQQLADLFPESFVVKGFNTISAWTLQTGPRDGSRQVFLCSDHHKAKSAVTQLCRRMGFVPVDMGFLSSSLEIENIPFYLFPSWHIPILCTLALFIFFYLYNFTRDVLHPYITERKSVFYKMPIETVNVTLPSVALVMLALVYLPGLSASYLQLWRGTKYSLFPNWLDRWLTRRKQFGLCSFLCAVLHAVYSLSLPMRKSARYKLLTAAFKQVKQGVEDSWVDEEVWRMELYLSVGIMALGLLSLLAVTSLPSVANAVNWREFSFIQSTLGYGALFMATLHTLLFGWDRAFSWDQYRFYLPPTFLLVLILPLGALLGRLALVLPCVALRLRQIRRGWERSQYIRFTLTDGGCHDRLEDASAV; the protein is encoded by the exons ATGCCTGATGACATGGCGAGGCCTTtggtccgaggaggaggaggctccagGCACCTCGAAGCCTCCCTGTCCGAGCCCGGCGCTCCGGTGGTCGGCATCCTGGGTACGGGCGACTTCTCCCGCTCGCTGGCCAGAAGGCTCGTGGCCTCCGGCTACCAAGTGGTGGTGGGCAGTCGAAACCCAAAGCGCCTGTCGGCCCTGTTCCCCGAGGAGGCCGAg GTGATGTCCCAGTTGGAGGCAGCCGGTCACGCCGACCTGGTGTTTGTCGCCGTGTTCCCCGAGCACCACTCCACGCTGTCGCAGTTGAAGCCGGCGCTGGCGGGGAAGACGCTGGTGGACGTCAGCAATGGTTTGCAGATCAACCGGGATGGGCCCTCCAATGCCCAACAGCTGGCCGATCTGTTTCCAGAGAGTTTTGTGGTCAAAGGGTTTAACACCATTTCAGCCTGGACGCTCCAGACGGGCCCTCGGGATGGGAGCAGACAG gttttcctctgcagtgacCATCACAAGGCCAAGAGCGCAGTGACGCAGCTCTGTCGCAGGATGGGCTTCGTCCCCGTCGACATGggcttcctctcctcgtctcttgAGATCGAAAACATCCCCTTCTATCTGTTTCCCTCCTGGCACATTCCCATCCTCTGCACCCTGGCCCTGTTCATCTTTTTCTACCTGTACAACTTCACCCGTGACGTCCTGCATCCCTACATCACAGAAAGGAAGAGTGTTTTCTACAAAATGCCCATCGAAACGGTCAATGTCACGCTTCCCTCCGTGGCCTTGGTGATGTTGGCGCTGGTCTACCTGCCCGGTCTCTCTGCTTCTTACCTCCAGCTGTGGCGAGGCACAAAGTACAGTCTCTTCCCCAACTGGCTGGACCGCTGGCTGACCAGGAGGAAGCAGTTTGGACTGTGTAGCTTCCTGTGTGCAGTTCTTCATGCCGTCTACAGCCTGAGTCTTCCCATGAGAAAGTCTGCTCGCTACAAACTGCTCACCGCCGCTTTTAAACAG GTGAAGCAGGGGGTGGAGGACTCGTGGGTGGACGAGGAGGTGTGGCGGATGGAGTTGTACCTCTCCGTGGGCATCATGGCTCTCGGGCTGCTCTCCCTGCTGGCTGTCACGTCGCTGCCGTCGGTGGCCAACGCTGTCAACTGGAGGGAGTTCAGCTTCATTCAG TCCACTCTAGGTTACGGTGCCTTGTTCATGGCCACCCTCCACACACTCCTCTTCGGCTGGGACCGAGCCTTCAGCTGGGACCAGTACAGGTTCTACCTGCCCCCCACCTTCCTGCTGGTGCTGATCCTCCCGCTCGGGGCTCTGCTGGGCCGCCTGGCTCTCGTCCTGCCCTGCGTGGCGCTGCGGCTCCGGCAGATCCGCCGCGGCTGGGAGCGGAGCCAGTACATCCGCTTCACCCTGACGGACGGAGGCTGCCACGACAGGCTGGAGGACGCCAGCGCCGTGTGA
- the LOC118309551 gene encoding secretin receptor, with translation MKRVGLVGVLLLPQVKSSSACHPHVDLVKEEEKCVTDVRLYDSHKATENNNISVHCKGMWDDLNCWPPAALGETVSQPCPEFFNSDGTVHRNCTASGWTDPLVPHEDACGYAFNETLHFLGEASDSHLYFSYVKTMYTAGYTLSLVSLTVAITIFCLFTKLHCTRNYIHIQLFVSFILRAVFIFIRDSLLFTNEELYHCDYYPVACKVVLMFSNYSILANYSWLLVEGHFLFTLVIRSFFSLKKHLVWYIVLSWGLPVVVIASWGCAKYFYEDEGCWETRSHEWIWWILRVPVLLTISMNLVFFLGILRILVSKLRMPDAQRNEFSQYKRLIKSTFFLVALFGLHYILFVFLPVEVSSLVFKIWTFAELALSSTQGFVVAVLYCFMNGEVQHEIQRRWRRWRLARRLPSRPRQLHGSISNSASAHTQVSLLPCSVGSPPAAGLPGNTVDA, from the exons ATGAAGAGAGTTGGACTCGTAGGAGTGTTGCTGCTGCCGCAG gttaaatCCTCATCAGCTTGTCATCCTCACGTTGATCttgtgaaagaagaagagaagtgtGTGACAGATGTTCGACTTTATGATTCACACAAAGCAACGG aaaacaacaacatcagcgtTCACTGTAAGGGAATGTGGGACGACCTGAACTGCTGGCCTCCTGCGGCTCTTGGGGAAACCGTCTCTCAACCATGTCCCGAATTTTTCAATTCAGAcg GGACAGTACATCGCAACTGCACCGCCAGCGGCTGGACGGACCCGCTGGTCCCACACGAGGACGCGTGCGGCTACGCTTTCAACGAGACGCTGCACTTCCTTGGAGAG GCCTCAGATTCCCATTTGTACTTCTCCTACGTGAAGACCATGTACACAGCTGGATACActctctccctcgtctctcTCACCGTCGCCATCACCATATTCTGCCTGTTTAC GAAGCTGCACTGCACCAGGAACTACATCCATATCCAGCTGTTCGTCTCCTTCATCCTGAGAGccgtcttcatcttcatcagagACTCTCTGCTGTTTACTAATGAGGAGCTCTACCACTGTGACTACTACCCG GTGGCGTGCAAGGTGGTGCTGATGTTCTCCAACTACTCCATCCTGGCCAACTACAGCTGGCTGCTGGTGGAGGGCCACTTCCTCTTCACCCTGGTGATccgctccttcttctccctgaagAAACACCTGGTCTGGTACATCGTGCTCAGCTGGG GTTTACCAGTGGTTGTTATCGCCTCCTGGGGATGTGCCAAGTATTTTTATGAGGACGAAGG CTGTTGGGAAACCAGGAGCCATGAATGGATTTGGTGGATACTGCGAGTGCCGGTTCTTCTGACTATATct ATGAATCTGGTCTTTTTCCTTGGAATTCTGAGGATTCTGGTGAGCAAGCTGAGGATGCCCGACGCGCAGAGGAATGAATTCAGCCAGTACAA GAGGTTGATCAAATCCACGTTTTTCCTGGTGGCTCTGTTCGGCCTACATTACATCCTGTTTGTGTTCTTACCTGTTGAAGTCAGCAGCCTGGTCTTCAAGATCTGGACGTTTGCAGAGTTGGCTCTGTCGTCCACGCAG gGTTTCGTCGTCGCCGTGCTTTACTGCTTCATGAACGGAGAG GTGCAGCACGAGAtccagaggaggtggaggaggtggcggcTCGCCCGGCGCCTGCCCAGTCGGCCCCGGCAGCTTCACGGCTCCATCAGCAACAGCGCGTCGGCCCACACTCAGGTGTCCCTGCTGCCGTGCTCCGTGGGCAGCCCGCCGGCCGCCGGACTCCCGGGCAACACCGTGGACGCGTGA